The proteins below come from a single Miscanthus floridulus cultivar M001 chromosome 1, ASM1932011v1, whole genome shotgun sequence genomic window:
- the LOC136481563 gene encoding cell number regulator 7-like: MYPAKPTAAAASEPAAGMAPPVTGIPISSPIHGAGAGTVAASQWSSGLCACCDDCGLCCLTCWCPCITFGRIAEIVDRGATSCGAAGAIYTVLACFTGCQWIYSCTYRSKMRAQLGLPDVGCCDCCVHFWCEPCALCQQYRELKARGFDPELGWDINAQKAAANTAAGMYPPAAQGMGR; this comes from the exons ATGTATCCGGCCaagcccaccgccgccgccgctagcgaGCCGGCGGCTGGGATGGCGCCGCCGGTGACCGGCATCCCCATCAGCAGCCCCAtccacggcgccggcgccggcacggTCGCGGCCAGCCAGTGGTCCTCCGGCCTCTGCGCCTGCTGCGACGACTGCGGCCTCT gctgcctgACGTGCTGGTGCCCGTGCATCACGTTCGGGCGGATCGCGGAGATCGTGGACCGCGGCGCGACGTCGTGCGGCGCCGCGGGGGCCATCTACACGGTGCTGGCCTGCTTCACGGGCTGCCAGTGGATCTACTCCTGCACGTACCGCTCCAAGATGCGCGCGCAGCTCGGCCTCCCCGACGTCGGCTGCTGCGACTGCTGCGTCCACTTCTGGTGCGAGCCATGCGCGCTCTGCCAGCAGTACAGGGAGCTCAAGGCCCGCGGCTTCGACCCTGAGCTCGGCTGGGACATCAACGCACAGAAGGCGGCGGCCAACACCGCCGCCGGCATGTACCCGCCGGCGGCGCAGGGGATGGGCCgctaa